One Nicotiana sylvestris chromosome 12, ASM39365v2, whole genome shotgun sequence genomic window carries:
- the LOC138884316 gene encoding uncharacterized protein, translating to MISVSKDANNQIFPLAFGIAESENNNSYEWYFSQLRNAIGSRENLIFLSDRHQAIANGIVKVYPESHHGICIYHLEQNLKRRKVKSEVIKLFQSAARVYKRKEFDIYMSDIANVDKKTYDYLMEEPPERWARSCSPQRRYDMLTTNIVESMNSVLLEARELPILRMMDFIQVKLQHWFYERRNKAEGTFYDVSCWVEEELKNRIDLAFTLNVFPVDSWRSRVEEEGITFLVDLNKRTCDCFQFQLDELPCIHAIAAIEKRNIKKSDFCSHWYLKESWLKTYERQIHPAGHTDSWIVPESVKSQIVKPPDFKVPPGRRQKKRHIPATEPSKITFKCGHCRRIGHNRTTCIYSPALHPFSRKHREE from the exons ATGATTTCAGTTTCAAAAGATGCAAATAACCAAATTTTCCCATTAGCCTTTGGAATAGCAGAATCTGAAAACAACAATTCCTATGAGTGGTACTTTAGTCAGCTTCGCAATGCAATTGGGAGCCGTgagaatttgatttttttatcaGACAGGCATCAAGCTATTGCAAATGGCATTGTAAAGGTATATCCTGAAAGCCATCATGGGATTTGCATCTATCATTTGGAGCAGAACCTAAAGCGAAGAAAGGTGAAAAGTGAGGTCATAAAACTTTTCCAAAGTGCTGCAAGAGTATACAAGCGTAAAGAATTTGACATATACATGTCAGAtattgcaaatgtagataagaaaACTTATGACTACTTGATGGAAGAACCACCGGAAAGATGGGCACGTTCTTGTAGTCCACAACGAAGATATGACATGCTCACAACAAATATAGTTGAGTCGATGAATTCAGTGCTATTAGAAGCAAGGGAGCTGCCTATACTAAGAATGATGGATTTCATTCAAGTGAAGCTACAACATTGGTtttatgaaagaagaaataaagcaGAAGGAACATTTTATGATGTTTCTTGTTGGGTAGAGGAGGAATTGAAGAACAGAATAGATTTAGCATTTACTTTGAAC GTCTTCCCTGTTGATTCATGGCgttctagagttgaagaagaaggaataaCTTTCTTGGTGGACTTAAACAAAAGAACATGTGATTGTTTTCAATTTCAACTTGATGAATTACCATGCATACATGCAATTGCAGCTATCGAGAAGAGAAACATCAAGAAGTCCGACTTTTGTTCGCACTGGTACTTAAAAGAATCTTGGCTGAAAACATATGAAAGACAAATACATCCTGCAGGACATACTGATTCATGGATTGTACCAGAGAGTGTTAAGTCACAAATTGTTAAACCTCCAGATTTTAAAGTGCCACCAGGTAGAAGGCAAAAGAAAAGGCATATTCCTGCTACCGAGccatcaaaaataacattcaaATGTGGTCATTGCAGAAGAATTGGTCATAATAGAACAACTTGTATATATTCTCCGGCACTCCATCCATTTTCAAGAAAGCATAGAGAAGAGTAG
- the LOC138883319 gene encoding uncharacterized protein: MTILTNIQGKERETVLVMMEKAVSSKADNQNTLKSSGWIKSTYTRRCIFHYAKEDEKLVKKFIVWLGKEKRRGRKKEGQIDLYADDNSLRKKPYKLYHQKISSKIFFLELSDSKFVLDDKHIDIALYYLRKKECYHPRDHPFRCTTTDVLFDNYMALAYKDFSEDASDEFWCAGDNQLFLTPYVWGTAVDVELHGLRLTKSFFHVGFLQKMMKL; the protein is encoded by the exons ATGACGATCTTAACCAATAtacaaggaaaagaaagagagacaGTATTGGTTATGATG GAAAAAGCAGTAAGTTCCAAGGCAGACAATCAAAATACTCTGAAGAGTTCAGGTTGGATAAAATCAACCTATACTCGTAGGTGTATTTTTCATTATGCCAAAGAAGATGAAAAATTAGTGAAGAAATTCATTGTGTGGTTGGGCAAGGAGAAAAGGAGAGGTCGCAAAAAAGA gggACAAATTGATTTATATGCTGATGATAAtagtttgaggaaaaaaccatacaaattgtatcatcaaaaaatcagtagcaaaatatttttccttgagctttcagatagcaaatttgttcttgatgataAG CATATTGACATTGCTCTCTATTATCTAAGAAAGAAGGAATGCTACCACCCTCGCGATCATCCTTTTCGATGCACAACTACTGATGTTCTTTTTGATAATTATATGGCACTTGCGTATAAAGATTTCAGTGAAGATGCTAGTGATGAGTTTTGGTGTGCCGGTGATAATCAGTTATTTCTGACACCATATGTGTGGGGGACAGCCGTAGATGTGGAATTGCATGGACTGAGGTTGACAAAATCTTTTTTCCATGTCGGCTTCCTTCAGAAGATGATGAAGCTGTGA
- the LOC138883318 gene encoding uncharacterized protein: protein MFGKTDQMNTDRESSVPIRKYGGQYEREFRDAHLDDETENVTDIGKAASEEAGVQYQEKTGLQSQDIGRSEIGSKSIDATCDDDDVAGMILDIANESCQQASKDHGEQLQDKENVELQEKENVARNILAEFVS from the exons ATGTTTGGGAAAACTGATCAGATGAACACAGATAGAGAATCTAGTGTTCCAATTAGAAAATATGGA GGTCAGTATGAAAGAGAATTTAGAGATGCACATCTAGATGATGAAACTGAAAATGTTACTGATATTGGGAAAG CAGCAAGCGAAGAAGCTGGAGTGCAGTATCAAGAGAAAACTGGACTACAATCTCAAGACATAGGCAGAAGTGAGATTGGTTCCAAATCTATAGATGCAAcatgtgatgatgatgatgtagcTGGAATGATCTTGGATATTGCAAATG AATCTTGTCAACAAGCATCTAAAGATCATGGTGAACAACTGCAAGATAAAGAAAATGTGGaattgcaagaaaaagaaaatgttgcACGCAATATTTTAGCTGAGTTTGTCTCTTGA